Proteins from one Dermacentor variabilis isolate Ectoservices chromosome 1, ASM5094787v1, whole genome shotgun sequence genomic window:
- the LOC142574660 gene encoding LOW QUALITY PROTEIN: uncharacterized protein LOC142574660 (The sequence of the model RefSeq protein was modified relative to this genomic sequence to represent the inferred CDS: deleted 1 base in 1 codon; substituted 1 base at 1 genomic stop codon) produces the protein MIWLQAKTPACQSSVANGPEGHFRRPFDFQNAADWPAWMDEFDDYRFASGLHQKPDEVPVRTLLYTMGRMSREILRSLNVKEEEMEDFNLVKSKFKGYFVHTKNTVYESARFNIRRQQLGETVDQFATELNRLADRCEFKEMEERLLRDRFVVGLRDQLLSEELQMDPNLTLSTALAKARTSETVKEQQAELNEHEGTIPEACFAAVKPEKTHEKSKKVYTRSEASLCXKFCSFSAGPFHPISSCPAKQEICRFCRKLGHFEKACRKKRQADGNLDIAEPDKFLGTVEQSVNTPSEHFVTVVEGLDGVLNYMDDILLYGKNKVEHDNRLRNVLDRLEQTGGTLNREKCCFAVEQVAFLGMIFDASGVRPDPEKIRAIKELPRPQNVTEVRSLLGMNHVTRFLPDAASISAPLRSLLNKDSDWCWGTRQEEAFEKIKTTLSSNRCLARYPELALLDQGTSSQVVIQHLKSIFSRHGIPKTATKYG, from the exons AAATGGCCCAGAAGGCCACTTCAGAAGGCCCTTCGACTTCCAGAACGCTGCGGACTGGCCCGCCTGGATGGACGAATTCGACGACTACAGATTCGCATCCGGACTACATCAGAAACCAGACGAAGTACCAGTAAGGACTCTTCTCTATACAATGGGCAGAATGTCACGGGAGATTCTTCGGTCGCTAAACgtcaaagaagaagaaatggagGACTTCAACCTCGTAAAGTCAAAATTTAAGGGCTATTTCGTCCATACCAAGAACACAGTCTACGAGAGTGCTCGCTTTAATATACGCCGCCAACAACTGGGAGAAACAGTAGACCAGTTTGCAACCGAGCTTAACAGGCTAGCAGACAGATGCGAGTTCAAAGAAATGGAGGAACGCCTGCTAAGAGACCGCTTCGTAGTAGGACTACGAGACCAGCTTCTCTCGGAAGAACTACAGATGGATCCTAATCTCACGCTGAGCACTGCTTTGGCAAAAGCGCGTACAAGCGAAACGGTAAAGGAACAGCAAGCCGAGCTAAACGAGCACGAGGGCACTATCCCAGAAGCTTGCTTCGCCGCAGTAAAGCCCGAAAAAACCCATGAAAAGAGCAAAAAAGTTTACACGCGGTCAGAAGCCAGCTTA TGTTAAAAGTTCTGCAGTTTCAGCGCCGGACCATTTCATCCTATAAGCAGTTGTCCAGCGAAACAAGAAATATGCAGGTTTTGCCGAAAGTTGggccacttcgaaaaggcgtgcCGAAAAAAGAGGCAAGCAGACGGGAATCTTGACATTGCCGAACCTGATAAATTTCTTGGCACGGTCGAGCAATCGGTGAACACACCATCTGAGCACTTCGTCACG GTCGTCGAAGGCCTAGACGGCGTACTGAACTACATGGACGACATTCTGTTGTACGGCAAGAACAAAGTGGAACATGACAACCGCCTTCGTAACGTGCTCGACCGACTGGAACAAACAGGAGGAACCCTTAACAGGGAAAAATGTTGTTTCGCTGTTGAGCAAGTAGCATTCCTGGGCATGATCTTTGACGCCAGTGGTGTGCGCCCAGATCCTGAGAAGATCAGAGCAATCAAGGAGTTGCCTCGACCCCAAAACGTCACTGAGGTTCGTTCCTTATTAGGCATGAACCACGTCACAAGGTTTCTTCCTGATGCTGCGTCTATATCTGCGCCTTTACGCAGCCTCCTCAACAAAGACAGCGACTGGTGTTGGGGAACTCGACAAGAGGAAGCTTTTGAGAAGATCAAGACTACTCTCAGCTCGAACAGATGCCTGGCAAG GTATCCTGAGCTGGCCCTACTGGATCAAGGAACATCGTCACAGGTGGTCATCCAGCATCTGAAAAGCATCTTCTCCAGGCACGGGATCCCGAAAACG GCAACCAAGTATGGCTGA